DNA from Brevibacterium sp. 'Marine':
GCTGATGTCCCACGCCGGGATCGGCCCGGTGCCCAAGCGCGCGGTCAGTGCCGCGGCCGCTGAGGGCGTGAAGTACTCGAAGGTGACCGTGGAGATGATGATCGCCCCGATCTCCTCGGGCTTGAGTCCGGCGGAGGCGATGGCCTCGAGCGCGGCCTCCTCGGACATGTCGAGGACGCCGACATCCTTGCTGGCACGACGGCGGGTGACGATGCCGGTGCGCTGACGGATCCATTCGTCGGACGAGTTGATGGGGCCGGCGATATCGTCATTGCTGACGAGGTTCTCCGCGCGGTAGGCACCGATTCCGGCAATGCGGGAGAAGGTGCCGAGTTCGGCAGTCTTGAGTGTAGGCATGGCGTCTTCTTTCGATTCTCAGGCGTGGGCTGCCGCGAACTCACGCGCGCCGTCGAGGTCGGCGGCCGATTTGATTGCGAAGGTCTCGACGCCCTTCATGGCGCGTCGAGCGATTCCGGTCAGGGTGCCACCGGGGACGAGTTCGATCATTCCGGTGACTCCGGAGTTCAGCAGCGTCTCCTGGCACAGATCCCAGCGCACGGGGTGCGTGACCTGCCTGACCAGACGGTCGACGTACTCGCGCCCGGTTTCGACGGCAGTTCCGTCGGAGTTGCTGAGGATCGATGCAGCGGGATCGGAGACCTCCATCGCCGAGGCGGCGGCAGCGAGTTCTGCGGTGGCGGCAGCCATGAACTCGGTATGGAAGGCACCGGCCACGGCCAGCGGAATGACTCGAGCGCGCTCGGGCGGATTCTCTGCCAGTGCCTCGAGCGCTTCGAGAGATCCGGCGGCCACGGTCTGACCTCCGCCGTTGACATTGGCGGGGCTCGCCCCGGCGGCCTCGATCGCGGCGAGGACGTCGTCGGGCTGGCCGCCGACCACCGCGGACATCCCGGTCGGAGTGGCGGCGGCAGCTGCGGCCATTCCATCGGCACGAACCTTGACGAAGCGCATGGCATCGGCAGCGGAGAAGATGCCGGCGATCTGCGCGGCGGCGATCTCTCCCACGGAGTGTCCGGCGACGACGGCAGGACTGACACCGAGCTCGGCAGCGCAGGCGATGGCGGAAGCGACGAGCAGAGGCTGTGCCACCGCGGTGTCCTTGATCGTCTCGTCATCGGATTCGGTTCCGTGCAGACGCAGGTCGATCCCCGAGGCGGTCGAGAGTTCGTCGATCTGTGCCGAGAAGGCGTCGAGTTCGAGGAACGAACTCAGGAAACCGGTCTTCTGGGCTCCCTGGCCCGGACAGGTGATTGCAAGCACTCAGTTCTCTTTTCGTTGGGTTCCGTTGATCAATCTAATGGACTCGGGGCAGAGATCACTGCGATTTGTTGCTGGTCGACAATACGCCGTCCTCGGACAGTCGCCCATACACCAAGGCGATGTGGATGACGAAGGCATCACGTGAAGTCGTCGGGTCGAGTCCGATGGCGTCGGTGATCTTGCGCAGCCGGTAGCGCACGGTGTTCGGGTGCACTGACAGTGCCTTGGCCGTGGCCTCGAGTGATGACCCGAATTCGACATAGGCGCTCACGGTCTTCAGCAGCTGTCCGGTGCCCGAGGTCAGCGGTTCGTAATAGCGTTCGATGAGTTCGTTCAAGGCCATCCGGTCCCCGGACAGTGCACGTTCGGGCAGAAGGTCATCGGCTTTGACGGGGCGTGGGGAATCCGGGCGGGCGGTCGCGGCTTTGAGTGCCCGGATCGCCGCCTTCGCCGAGGTGGCAGCCTCGGCGAGGCCCGGCACTGCGGGCCCGACGATGACCTCGGAGGGTCCGAAGCAGTCAGAGAGGTCCTCGACGGCATCGTCGAGTTCTGTGACTCCGCCCAGGACGATGAGCAGCCGGTTGTCGTGGATGCCGACGAGGGCATCATCGGCCCACCGACTGGCCTTGCGGCGGATGCCGTCCAGTCCCTTCTTCGCCGAGCGCTGCGGGGCGCGGCCGACGATGACGCACACGGGTCCTTCGGACTGCCAGCCGAAGGCCGCGGTGCGGCTGGCGAGCTCATCGACGGAGTCTCCGCGGACGAGAGCGTCGACGACCATCGCTTCGAGGCGGGCATCCCAGCTGCCGCGAGCCTCGGCGGCACGGGCATAGACGTCGGCGGCGGCGAACGCGATCTCACGGGAATAGACGAGCACGGCTTCGCGCAGGGCCGGCTGTTCGACCGGGCGAGCGATGTCCGGGACGCGCTCCTCGACGACCTCGACGACGATCTTGAGCAGCTGCAGGGTCTGCTGCAGGCTGATGGCACGGATGAGATCGCGTGGTGCTGTCTTGAAGATGTCGGAGACCACGCGCAGGTTCGTGTCGGGTTTGCGGTACCAGTCGACGAACGAGGAGATGCCGGACTGGGCCAGCAGGCCCACCCAGGAACGGTCGGACGACGACATCGAGCGGTACCAGGGCAGCTGCGCCTCCAGTCGCTGCAGAGTCACCGATGACAGGACACCCACTCCGGCACGCAGCCTGCGGGCGGTTTCGGCGCGACGGCGCAGGGTCTCGGCATCAGACATCATGAGCACGAGTTTAGACGAATAAGAACAACCGGGTTGTCAGCGACATACAAACTTTCGAAGAAGGAGACAAATATGGCCGGAGTCTTGGAGACTCCGGCCATATCAGCTTTCAGGTGACGGGGGAGATCAGGCGCCAGCCCCCTCTGTCGAACCCGAGCTGCCGGCACGGACATCGTGGAGCTGGTACTTCTCAGCCGCCTCGGCGGCCTTGTCGATCGAGATCTTTCCGGTGTCGGCCAGCGAGATGAGCGCCTGCGTGACCACGGACGGGCCGTCGACGAGGTAGTAGCGACGTGCCGCGGGACGGGTGTCCGAGATTCCGTATCCGTCGGTGCCCAGCGAGGTGAAGTGGCTGGGCACGTACTGACGGATCTGGTCGGGAACCGCGCGCATATAGTCCGAGGTGGCGATGACCGGGCCTTCGGTCTCGGCCATCTTTTCGGTCACGTACGGGATGCGCGGTTCGGACTGCGGGTTCTTCAGACGCTCGTTCTCGGCGTCGAGTCCGTCGCGGCGCAGCTCCGTCCACGAGGTGACCGACCACACATCGGCCGAGACGCCCCAGTCCTGATCGAGCAGCTCCTGCGCCTCGAGCACCCACGGCACACCGACGCCGGAGGCCATGAGCTGAACCTTCGGTCCGCCGTTGTCGGGTCCCTTCTTCAGCAGGTAGAGGCCCTTGAGCACGCCGTCGACGTCGAGGTCCTCCGGTTCAGCCGGCTGGACCATCGGCTCGTTGTACATCGTGATGTAGTAGAGCACGTCGGGGTCGCGCTCGTCGGCGGGATCGTACATCCGGTGGATGCCGTCCTTGACGATATGGGCGATCTCGTAGCTGTAGGCCGGGTCGTAGGAGACCACGGACGGGTACGTCGAGGCGAGCACATGGGAGTGCCCGTCGCCGTGCTGCAGGCCTTCTGCCACGAGGGTGGTGCGTCCCGCGGTGGCACCGAGGACGAAGCCGCGGGCCATCTGGTCACCGGCGGCCCAGAAGAAGTCACCGGTGCGCTGGAAGCCGAACATCGAGTAGAAGATGTAGAACGGGATCATCGGCTCGCCGTGCGTGGCGTACGAGGTGCCGACGGCGGTCAGCGCCGCGGTCGCTCCGGCTTCGTTGATGCCGACGTGGAGCAGCTGACCGTCCGTGGCCTCCTTGTAGGCGAGGAACAGGTCGCGGTCGACGGAGATGTAGTTCTGCCCGTGCGGGTTGTAGATCTTGGCCGTCGGGAAGAACGAGTCCATGCCGAAGGTGCGAGCCTCGTCAGGGATGATCGGGACGATGCGGTGACCGAATTCCTTCTCCCGCATGAGATCCTTGAGCACACGCACGAAGCCCATCGTGGTGGCGATCTCCTGCTTGCCGGAACCGCGGCGACCGGCCTGGTAGGCCTTGTCGGAGGGCAGCTTGAGATCGATACGGGTCGAGCGCCGCTCGGGCGAGTAGCCGCCGAGTTCTGTACGACGCTCCTGCATGTACTTGATCTCGGGAGCGTCGGCTCCCGGGTGGTAGTACGGGGGCAGCTTCGGGTTGTCCTCGAGCTCTTTGTCCGAGATCGGGATCTGGAAGTGGTCACGGGCGAGCTTGAGATCGTCGACCGTGAGCTTCTTCATCTGGTGTGTGGCGTTGCGGGCCTCGAAGTGAGGTCCGAGCGAGTAGCCCTTGACCGTCTTGACGAGGATGACGGTGGGCTGGCCGGTGTGCTCCATCGCGGCTTTGTAGGCGGCGAAGACCTTGCGGTAGTCGTGGCCGCCGCGCTTGAGGTTCCAGATCTGCTCATCGCTGTAGTCCTCGACCATCGCCTTCGTCCGCGGGTCCCGGCCGAAGAAGTTGTCGCGCACGAACCCGCCGGACTCACCCTTGTAGGTCTGGTAGTCGCCGTCGGGGGTGGCGTTCATCAGGTTGACGAGGGCACCGTCGCGGTCCTTGGCCAGCAGTGCGTCCCATTCGCGTCCCCAGACGACCTTGATGACGTTCCAGCCGGCACCGCGGAAGTACGACTCGAGCTCCTGCATGATCTTGCCGTTGCCGCGGACGGGTCCGTCGAGGCGCTGCAGGTTGCAGTTGATGACGAAGTTGAGGTTGTCGAGCTCTTCGAAGGCGGCGACGTGCAGCATGCCGCGGCTCTCGGGCTCGTCGAGCTCGCCGTCGCCGAGGAAGGCCCAGGTCTGCTGCTGCGACGTGTCCTTGATCCCGCGGTTGTGCAGGTACTTGTCGAACTGTGCCTGCGCGATCGCGTTCATCGGTCCCAGCCCCATCGACACCGTCGGGTGCTCCCAGAAGTCCGGCAGCTGGTGCGGGTGCGGGTAGGACGGCAGCCCCTGCGGCTTGCCGTCGATGAAGTGCGACTGCTGCTGACGGAACCCGTCTAGCTGCTCGGCGCTCATCCGGCCTTCGAGGTAGGCGCGGGCGTACATGCCGGGGGAGGCGTGCCCCTGGTAGAAGATGTGGTCGCCGCCGCCGGGATGGTCCTTGCCCCGGAAGAAGTGGTTGAGGCCGACCTCGTAGAGGGTCGCCGACGAGGCGTAGGTGGAGATGTGTCCGCCGACCTCGACGCCGGGGCGCTGGGCGCGGTGGACGAGCATGGCGGCATTCCAGCGGTTCCAGCGACGGTAGCGGCGCTCGACCTCTTCATCACCGGGGAACCAGGGTTCGTTCTCCGGGCCGATGGTATTGACGTAGTCGGTGGCGGTGAGGCTGGGCACGCCGATCTGCTTCTGGCGCGAGCGCTCGAGCATGCGCAGCATGACATAGCGAGCTCGCGTCCGACCGCCCTCGTCGATGAGGCCGTCGAGGGAGGCCAGCCATTCGGCGGTCTCCTCCGGGTCGATGTCGGGCACCTGGCTGGGCAGCCCGTTGAGGATGGGTCCGCCCTGATTCCGATTGTCCACGATGTGGTCCTCTCTTCAGCTCCACGATCTTCTTTGGTGTAGAGATCATGTCCATCGGATGGTGTGTGCTCCGCAGGTTGTCCGAGCCCAGGGGCCACCCAATACATCTGTCAGCCTAGTACTCCGAGCCGAACTTCGCGCTCCCGCGATGTTGTGATCTCTCTGACGCATCTGCCCGCCCGGCAGACATGGTCACCGTCCGGTGTGCTGATTGAGTGCTGTTTGGGTGCGCTTGCCGCGCGCGGGCGCGCCGATATTTGCACCTTGACCACTGTTGGCGGAAGAATACAGGCATGAGCAACTCCGCTTCTGAAAGGACATCCTCCACTTCGACCCTCGCAAACGAGCTGGGCCACAACCTCGGTTTGAACAAGGGCGACTACGTGCAAGAGGTCGGCTATGACGACGACGTCGATCAGGCGCTCTGCGAGGCGATCGAGAACATCATCGGAGACAAGATCGCCGATGGCGAAGAGGATGACGTCTACGACGTGATCCTCATGTGGTGGCGGTCGGACGACGATGATCTCATCGACGGCCTCGTCGACGCCCAGACCACATTGAAGGAGGGCGGAGTCGTGTGGCTGCTCAGCCCGAAGGCGAACCGTCCGGGACACATCAGCCCCGCCGAGATCTCCGAAGCGGCGCCCACCGCCGGAATGCACGTGACTTCCACGGTCAGTGCCGCCGATGACTGGGCCGGATTCCGGCTCGTGGGCAAGAAGAACTATTCATGATCCTGAGGCCCGGTGATCGGGCCCCGGATCTCACCCTCCCCGATCACCTCGGATCGGTCGTCACCCTCACCGAGGCGGACCCGCGTTCCGCGGTCGTGCTTGCATTCGTTCCGTTCGCCTTCTCTCCGATCTGCGGAGACGAACTCGCCGCCCTCGACCGGTGGCAGGACAGGATGCGGCAGGACTCCCTCGCCGTTGACGTCGTCGTCGTGTCTGCGGACTCCAAATACACTTTGGCGGCGTGGGCCCGTCAGGCTGCAACCGACGTCACCTTGGCCTCGGATTTCTGGCCTCATGGTGATGCGGCGCGTGCGTTCGGCGTCTTCGATGAGTTCCACGGAGTCGCCGAACGAGGAGTCTTCGTCATCTCACCTGCGGGTACGATCGTCAGTGGCAGGCAAGTTGCCCGCACCGAGACTCGGGACTTCTCCGAGGATTTCGCCGCGGCGCTTTCCAGCCTGTGAGAATCGCGCCACCACCGAAGTGCCGATCGACGGCACTTTCGGCGACTGCTGAAAAGGACACCTTATGGCCACGCTGTTCACGAAGATCATCAACGGAGAGATCCCCGGCACGTTCGTCCATCAGGATGACACGTGCGTCGCACTCCTCGACGTCGCTCCGATGACGGAAGGTCACGTCATGGTCGTTCCGCGGGAGGAGATCTCCCACTGGATCGACGCCGATGGGGAACTTCTCTCTCACCTCACCGCGGTGGCGAAGAGGATCGGCGAAGCCCAGAAGCAGGCTTTCGACTGCGAGCGCATCGGTCTTCTCATCGTCGGCTACGAAGTGCCCCACCTGCACATCCACGTCCTGCCGACGAATTCGATGGATGACTTCGACATCTCCGACCGCGCCCCGATGCAGACTCCGGAGCAGCTGGAGGCACCCGCCGAGAAGATCCGGCAGGCACTCTCCGAGCTGCCCTGAGTCGACGAGAGCCGACTCCGTGGGTGTCAGAGGCCGCGAGTCACGAGGTAGCGCTCGAGTGCGTCCCTGACGAGTTGGGCTCCGCCGGTGCCGCCGTAGTTCGCTGCGAACCGGGGGTCGTCGACGTACATCTGCCCGAGGCCGCGCACATACCCTGCGAGGTCTCCGTCGGGATCGTTCGCGGGTGTGCCCGGAACTGCGCGCAGCCATTCGACATGACGTCGAGCGAGGTCCTGGCAGCGGTCCGATTCGGGCCCGGCCCCCGCCTCGGCGGCGGCGATCCAATCCTCGGACAGAGCCGAGACGCGGGCCTTCCACTCCTGCTGCTCCTCCGGGGACTTACGGGACCACCATTCGTCTCCCCGTCGATAGGCATCGGCACCCCAGCGCCTGGTCACTTCCTCCTTGTATTCGCGATGGTCGAAGCCATCGAACATCTCTTCAGCCATGAGCGGCTCACCTGCTTTCAGTCGGGTGATGGTGACGGTGACGGCGGCGAGCTGTCGGTCGAGCCGGTCTCTCTCGCGTCCGAGTGAGACCAGATGCTGCGACAGCGCCTCGACCGGATCGTCTCTCCGGTCGAGGACCTCGGCGATCGTCGTCAACGGCAGACCCAGCTCCTTGAGCAGCAAGATGCGCTGGAGACGCACCAGAGCCGCTTCGTCGTAGCAGCGATAGCCATTGGCGGCGATGGAGGTCGGCGGCAGCAGACCGATGTTGTCATAGTGACGCAGGGTTCGGCTCGTCGTTCCCGTCAGCCGTGCGATTTCCTGAATGGACCAGTCCATGTCTGACAGCCTAGAAGTTGACGCAACGTCAAGGTCAAGAGCCGATTGAGACGTTCGCGGAGTGAGCTCTGTCAGGCCGCTTCGCGGATGGCGTCGAGGGCCGAGAAGAGGTCTCGTGCGAGGTCGTCGACGTGTTCGAGCCCGACCGACAGGCGGACGAGGCCGTCCCCGGGCTTCGCGGTGGCCGCTACGGGCCGGTGGGTGAGTGAGGCCGGGTGCTGGATGAGCGTGTCGGCACCGCCGAGCGAGACCGCGTGGACGATGAGGTCGCAGTGTTCGACGAAGGTCCGGGCCGCGTCGAATCCGCCGGCCAGTTCGATGGCGATCATCGCCCCGCCGCCGCGCATCTGCGAGCCGACAAGCCCGCGCGGATCGGAGTCGGCGAAGCCGGGGTAGTGGACGCGGGCGATCTCCGGGCGCGTCTGGAGTCGGCGCGCGAGTTCGCCTGCGGTGTCCTGGGCCGCACGCATCCGCACGGCGAGAGTCCGCAGCCCTCGGTGGAGGAGATAGGCGCCCATCGGGTGCAGGAGGGCTCCGGTGATGGCGCGCACCCGGCGCAGTCGCATGGCCCAGTCTGTATTCGTCGCAATGATTCCGCCCATCGCGTCTCCGTGACCGCCGAGGTATTTCGTGGCGCTGTGGAGCACGAGAGCGGCCCCGTGATCGATCGGCCGTTGGAGCACAGGGGTGCAGAAGGTGTTGTCGACCAGTACCGGCACGTCTCCCGCTGCAGCGACGACCGAGCTTATGTCGACGAGGTCGAGGCTGGGGTTCGCCGGTGTCTCGACGATGACGAGCCCGGTGTCTTCACGGATCGACTCGGCGATCTGGTCCTCTTCCGCCCAGGTCACTGAGGTGCCGAGCAGGCCGGACTCGAGCAGGTGGTCACTGCCCCCATAGAGGGGACGGACGGCGACGATATGGGGTGTCCCGGCGTCGACTGCGGCGAGGAGTGCGGCAGTCATGGCAGCCATTCCCGTGGCGAAGGCCACGGCTGATTCGGCGTTCTCCAATTCGGCGAGCGCGGATTCGAACCGTGCCACACCGGGCTGCCACAGACGTTGGTAGACAGGGGAATCTCCCTCTTTCAAGGGATGTCCGCCGGCAAGGCTCTCGTAGGAATCTCCGCCCGTGCGGACGTCGTTGACCGGGTTGGTGGTGGAGAGGTCGATCGCGGGGACATGAACGCCTGACGCTGCGAGGCCGTCCATTCCGCCGTGGACCATGCGGGTCTCAGGGTGCATCGATGTCATAACCGCATTCAATACACTTCTCCCGGCAGACGCAATGATCCTGCAATCTCCTGCGAGGATCCGGGAATCTGGCAGGAGAGTCTGCGAAGAGATATGGAAGACTGTGACTCATGTCGCAGAATGTCTCACTCGATGCCACCGATCGTCGCCTCCTGCAGGAGCTCAACGCCGATGCTCGGGCCTCGGGCGCAGTCCTGGCCGCGGCCGTCGGGATCTCCGAATCGACGGTCTCCCTGCGCCTCAAACGACTGAGATCTCTCGGCGTCATCCGCGGATTCCATATCGATGTCGATCCGACAGCACTGGGCGTGGGCCTGCAGGCGCTCGTATCGATTCGCCTGGCCAAGCATGATCGCGCTGAGATCGATGCGTTCACTGCGGCCGCCCCGAAGTTTCCGGGGGTGGTGCGGATGTACCATATGGCCGGAGCTGACGACTATCTGCTGCATATCGTCGCCACCGATGCTGCCGCTGTGCAGTCCTTCGTGCTCGACTATCTCACCCGGTATCCCGCTGTCGCGCATACGCGCACGAACCTCATCTATCGGGTCGAGGACGGCTCGGCATGGATCCCCGAGGAGTCCTGAAATGCCATACTGTCCTCATGGCAGAGAACAAGACCCAGCCGACCGATGTCGATGTCGCCGCGTACCTCGATGCCGTGACTCCGGAGAAGCGCAGGGAGGACGGAATCGCCCTCGACGCGATCTTCCGCGATGTCACCGGCGAAGAGCCCGTCATGTGGGGACCATCGATCGTCGGCTACGGCCGGTACCACTACCGATCACCTGTGAACCCGCGCAGTCACGGTGAGTGGCCGGCGACGGGTTTCTCCCCGCGCAAGAGCCAGCTCTCGCTGTACGGGCTCAAGGACCTGCCGGAAGGGGCGAAGCTGCTCCCGCAGCTCGGAACGTACACCGAGGGCGCCGGGTGCGTCTATGTGCGTCGCCTGGAGAACATCGACGAGGCGGTGCTGCGCAGGCTCATCGCGATCGCCGCGGCCCGTCCGGATGATCCGGAGCCGGGACGCTGATCACCGATCCGGGTGTCCAGCCCATTCATCAGCTGCGAGAGGTGATGCTCAGCCCCTGTTTGCGCTGATGGACCGAGAAGTACTGCAGCCCCGCCTCGGCGTCGGCCAGGAAACGACGGCGGGAGCGTCGGGGCAGCCATACGATCTGACCGGGGGACAGGCCGATCGTTCCCGTTTCGGTCTCGAGGGTGCCGGCACCAGCGAGGATGTGGATGAGGACGTCGAGAGACGGGCCGGTGTGTTCGCGGATCTCACCGCCCGGGGCCAGCACGATGACGTTCGCATCGAGGTCACGGTGCTGCGTCGGCAGCTGCCAGACGGACCCGGAATCATCGACAGTCTCGCTGAGTTCGGCGACGTTGAGGACGACGCGAGGCGCAGGGGTGGACGCACGGCGGACGATGCGCACCCGGACCTCATCCTCGGTGCCCTCCAGCGGCTCCCATCCGACCGCCTCGGCGAACTCGCGTGCCAACTCCGCACGCAGACCCTCGGGCGGGTGGTCATTGATGAGGATCAGGCCGGTGCCGATCTCGAGTTCCTCATACGCTTTGATGATGAGCGGATGCCGCTCCGGCTTCGGTATGCTCCGGACGTCGATGACGGGTTCGTCTGCCACAGCATGACCTCTCACTTGCTTCGCTGATTCCTCTTCGAAGCTATCACCACAGATCGAAAACGAGGCTACCCTGAGGCGAGGAGCAAGCCTCAGGGCTGGAGGCAACTCAGGAGGGGTTCGCGATGATCGATCAGGTGTCCGCACAGAACCTCGAGACCCTCAGCGCAGAGCTGATGGAGAAGGCACGCGGGGCGCACAGCGGAAGGGCCGCCCGCCGGTGCCGCCTCGGCGAGTTTCGGGGCGGCGGACTCGGACCTGCGTGGATCGGACCTGCCGATCTGGGCTGGTGAGTTGGGTCGGAACACGGAAAAGGCACCCCGTGAACACGAGATGCCTTGACGGTGGGCCCAGAGGGACTCGAACCCCCGACCCTCTCGGTGTAAACGAGATGCTCTAGCCAACTGAGCTATAGGCCCCACCTGCGTCGTCGACGACTGCGACGGCGCCTGATCAGTATGCCACATCCCGAGGTGAGCGGCGAAACGGGATCGACGGCGATGAGTGTGCCGGTCAAGGCGGTCACCGTGAAGAACGCAGCAGGAGTGAGGCATTGGCGGCGAAATTCTCTGCCGCATCGGCGGGGTCGATCGCGAAGAGTCTGCGGTTCTGCTCGACGGCCACGGCGCCGAGCGTGAGCGTGAGGATTCCGTGAGAGAGTTCGGCACCCAGCCGATCGGCCGCCAAGGCTTCAGGCGTGACGTCCCCCGGTGCGATCGAATAGCCGAGCAGCACGATCTCGGCTCCGTCACGGTATTTCAGCAGCACCTCGCGCAGAGACATGGCTGCGGCGAGTGGATCCGCGACGACGGGACTGAGGGCATCGACTTCGGCCTTGAGGCGTCGGGAGATGAGGATGAGAAGGGACTGCTTGTCCTTGACGTGCCAGTACAGCGCCGAGGGCTGAACCTCGAGTTCACGGGCGAGTCGGCGCATGGACAGATCGCCGAGACCGTAGTGCGACAGGATGGTCAGAGCAGTGGTGGTGATGCTTTCGGCTGTCAGTGCCAATGAGACATACCTTTCATTCTTCCGAAGTGGACCGTCCCGATTTTTCAGATCGCGTTCCCATCGCTATAGTAGTTCCTGGTCACGGGATATAGCGCAGCTTGGTAGCGCGCCTCGTTCGGGACGAGGAGGTCGTGGGTTCGAATCCCGCTATCCCGACCATGGTTAAGTGCCGCAGCATCGCTCAGGCGAGGTTGCGGCACTTCTGCATTCCCGGCCCGTTGAGTGCCTGACTCCGGCGGGCCCGAGCGTTGACTTGGGGCCGGTTCAATCGGGTTCTGAACAGGTACTCGAGTTTGAACTCGATGACGGGTCCAGAACTCGATGATCAGTCTGATGTCCGCGGAGTCTGCGGGTCCACGGTGCCTGCATCCGCATCGATGGAGTCGATCGGCTTCGTGCGGCTAGGTGAGTCGGAGTGGCCGGCCGCCTCGGCGAAATTCTCCGCGACGCGGTCGGGATCCGTGCCCCGCCACCGGGCGATGGCCTTCATGACCTGATAGACGATGATCGCCGAGGCGGTGCCCAAGGCGATGCCTTCGAACTGGAGTCCGCCCGGGGACCAGGTGAAATTCGCGATCGCGACGATGAGCGAGACCGCAGCGGTGTTGAGGTTGATCGGATTGGAGAAATCGACCTTGTTCTCCACCCAGATGCGCACTCCCAGCATGCCGATCATTCCGTAGAGAACCGTCGCCGCTCCGCCGAGGACGCCGGGTGGGATGGTGGCGATGATCTCTCCGAACTTCGGCAGCATGCTGAGGACGAGGGCGATGATCGCTGCGCACAGGTAGGCGGCGGTGGAGTAGATGCGCGTGGCGGCCATGACTCCGATGTTCTCGGCATAGGTCGTCGTTCCCGAACCGCCGCCGGATCCGGCGAGGATGGTCGAGAACCCATCGGCGAAGAGCGTGCGACCGGTCAGTCGGTCGAGGTCGCGGCCGGTCATTGCGGCGACCGACTTCACATGACCGATGTTCTCTGCGATGAGAACGAGGACGACGGGCAGGAAGAGGCCCAGGTGGCCCAGGTCGAAGGCAGGGGCATGGAACGCGGGCAGTCCCACCCAGTCGGCTTTCGTGACGGTGGAGAAGTCGAGCTCGCCCTGCAGCCATGCCGCGCCGTAGCCGACGAGCACGCCGATGAGGATGGACAGCCGTCCGAGCATGCCGCGGAATGCCACCGTGGTCAGCAGAATTGCGATGATCGTGATCACAGCCGTCAGGGGAGCGGCCTTGACCCAGTCCCAGGCGGCCGGTGCCAGGTTGAGGCCGATGAGTGCGACGATGGCGCCGGTGACCACGGGAGGCATGGTCACCTCGATCCACCGGACGCCGACGACATGGACGACGAGTCCGACCAGCGCCAGAGTCACTCCGACGGAGATGATTCCACCCTGAGCCAAGGCCATGGCATGAGGCTCGAGGTCGTCTCCCGACGTCGCCGAGAACCCCGTGACCGCACCGATCGGGGCGAGCAGTCCGAACGACGACCCGAGGTAGGAGGGCATCATGCCCTTCGTGATGAGCAGGAAGAGCAGAGTGCCGATGGCGGTGAAGAACAGCGTCGTCGACGGCGGGAAGCCGGTGAGCAGCGGAACGAGGAATGTCGCACCGAACATCGCCACGACGTGCTGGGCGCCGATGCTGATGGTCCGCGGCCAGCTCAGACGCTCCTCGGGCAGAACCCTCTCACCGGGAGCGATCGTCCGCCCGTCACCGTGCAGACGCCAGCCGCGGCGACTGCGTGTTCCGGTACGAGTGTCCGTCTGTGTCGAATCCGCCATTGTGCTCCTCGTTCCGATCGTGCTGCTTCTTGGCCGCTGGCCGGCCGGCGGACAGCAATCCGTGCCGGCGAGAGAAGTCTATGCGCCTGGTTGCTGTCTCGCCGAGTCGACGGCCGCTGAACGCGTTTCAGGACGGTGCCCCCGGAACCTGATGCAGAGACAGGGATCACGGTTCTGATACCGTATTGAACAGTGTTCAGGAGACGTGACCTGGACTGACAGGGATCCACTTCAATCGCACGGAGACGAAGGACCAATCGATGACGCCTGTGAGCACCGACCAGCT
Protein-coding regions in this window:
- a CDS encoding solute carrier family 23 protein, producing the protein MADSTQTDTRTGTRSRRGWRLHGDGRTIAPGERVLPEERLSWPRTISIGAQHVVAMFGATFLVPLLTGFPPSTTLFFTAIGTLLFLLITKGMMPSYLGSSFGLLAPIGAVTGFSATSGDDLEPHAMALAQGGIISVGVTLALVGLVVHVVGVRWIEVTMPPVVTGAIVALIGLNLAPAAWDWVKAAPLTAVITIIAILLTTVAFRGMLGRLSILIGVLVGYGAAWLQGELDFSTVTKADWVGLPAFHAPAFDLGHLGLFLPVVLVLIAENIGHVKSVAAMTGRDLDRLTGRTLFADGFSTILAGSGGGSGTTTYAENIGVMAATRIYSTAAYLCAAIIALVLSMLPKFGEIIATIPPGVLGGAATVLYGMIGMLGVRIWVENKVDFSNPINLNTAAVSLIVAIANFTWSPGGLQFEGIALGTASAIIVYQVMKAIARWRGTDPDRVAENFAEAAGHSDSPSRTKPIDSIDADAGTVDPQTPRTSD